The window TTGAGAAATGAGAAGCGAATGAGGCTTCTATTgaggtgaaaagcttcaagcaCACATAGTTATTTCTGTAGGAATGAACAACATGCAAATACAAAGAAATCAAGATGAGCAAATGAGCATTCCTCAACACcaacataataataaatagGAAACTATACATACAAGAATAATAagacatatacatacaaatatttaCAAGCTTCTGCCAGGAGCTGCAAACCTGTAAGTAATGGAGCAGAAAGAAAGTAATGGGGGCAGCGAAAGAAGGGTAGTGATCAAAATAGCAGAGAGTAACTTCCTGAGTAAGATTTGTCAACAATTACAGTTCCCAGACGAGACACCTGACGTGTTCAGCCTTGAAATAGAAATGTTCccattgatattatttttatactattttatattctcatcccaatttatttgttttgtctatttttttatggttaatttgaccaaattttggttgaaataattaaaaaaatgatgaaaaatatattattagaatgTACAATTACTCtactaaaatgtatttttttcatttttcaagatCATGTAATAACAATTACTCCGATCAAAGTggggtcaatttgaccaaaaaattaaacaagataGATAAATTGGGACGCAAAGTGTACCCGAAAGTTATTGTTCGTATTTTCAGGGGGTTTAAAAGATGTGCTACAACGTCTATACATTGTTCCTGCAAGTTCCCGGAGTGTGAGCCATGGAAGAAACTGCTATCGTGAACATATTGAAGAAGTGAGCAACTAGCCAGCCAACTACTGGAGctttaattaaaaattgcaATTTTCTTAAGTTCGGTTAAACCGAAATCGAACCGAAATAATCGAAGTATTTCGATTTGAAATACAAgtttggttcggttttcaaACTTATAAAAGTTCGTTTTCAGTTATTTCTATTCGGTCCGATTTTTAACCGATCCGACCGTTTGCTCAGCCTAACAACTAATTAAACAAGATCGATTAGAAGCAATATTACCTTAATTTGTTCACTTGTGTCGTCGTACACTATATTTAGTCATTCTGtccatatcattttttttatgattttattttttgaagtctcatccaattttttatatttcaaaatttatcaaaaatagtcaataaGTCTCATCACATTCTCAATTTTCcttctttttcacactactaTTATTACACTATctcctttttatatattaaatatcaatgGATCTCACCAATTCACCaaattttcattatcttttccactattttatacatattttttaacctcCATGTTCAAACCAAAATGGAGTGAGTATATCACACaatgatagaataatatattactccctcggtCCCAAATAAAtatcactttgactttttacacataatttGAGACATAAAAGTGACATACTTctatttattgtttttcaaatttcatattctgaataaaattttaacatctatatttttattcaaaaaaatatttgaaaaatatttatattttttctgcacgttaaattacgtgtaaaaagtcaaaacatgagtACTATTGCTAACTCAATTCATTATGTGGTCCGGCAGAGATTCAGGGGCCATATAGCCTCTGCACTCAAATTATTAGAGGGTAAATGGTgtggttttgattggtgtgattTTTGTAAATGCAGATATACACCATTTTTAGAAAGTGTATATCAatcaaaaacttttaaatttatagattttagtaCTTAGCATgtgccatgggcacaccatagaaaactGTAATATCATTTTTCATTTCTTGCTGTTATGTGCATGCTGCAAGAAGCAGAATTGCTTTTTTATCTTCTGTACATTCTaatttctatacatttttcAGAGTGGTTTCTGTACAAACTCAACACATGTTGACATTGATGCAGCAGTTCTCTTCAATACAGAGTCAGTGTTACTGTTACATGAACTCACCTCCTGATTAATGATAATTCATTAATCGGCACGCCCGAAGAATATGTGGAATCGTATGAAATGTCGTTTTCTTTTTTATCCAGTGCACTTGAGATCAACGTGCTAGTGTCAGTGCTATAAGACCTTCCAGAGCTAGCTGAGCCCTCCAATTTTGCACTCAGAAAAGGAGGTTGACTAGGAATCGGAACTTCACAATCTTTACTGATCAGCATCTGGACCACTTCATCCATAGACGGCCTTATAATAGGCGAAGCTTGTGCACATAAGAGCCCAATCTGCAGAATTTTTAGTGCATCTCTTactggaaaatcatcatcaagaCGACGATCAACGACTTCAGTCAGTTTATTGGCCTTGTAGAGCTTCCAAATCTGATTCCAAACGAACAGGcaatatgaataatatattttttcctttttctggTCATTTATATGGATAAATCATAGGACTAATGTGGTAAAGAACTCACTGTTTGAATAAGGGAGCCTGTATCATCTACGAAAGCTACATTTTTTCTGCCACATACTATCTCAAAAACTAACACCCCAAAGCTATAAACGTCGGCCTTCTCAGTAAGTTGGCCACGTACAAGATATTCAGGGGCCATATAGCCTCTGCACTCAAAATATAGTTTACACGACATTAGTGACATGTAAGTACATTTTTTTGTGGGACTGTATGATCTTAAAATTTACTATCAGTTCACAAAGAATATTGACAGGGTAGGAAATTACGCAGTAATCTcaagaaaaagaagacaaaaagaaaaatcttacaATGTTCCTGCAATTCCAGTGTTCAGTTGAGTCTTATCAGCTCCAAAACAACGAACCAGTCCAAAATCAGCAATCTTTGGAGTGAAATTCTCGTCGAGGAGAACATTGCTACTCTTGATGTCTCTGTGGATTATTCTTATATCAGAACCTCCATGAAGATGTGCAAGCCCTTCAGCTGTTCCAAGTATAATGTCAAACCTTTGTTTCCAGCTCAATACACTATTGCTGCTCCTATCTGCTTAAGagcagaaaaatatataatcaacatGACTTCATAGTTCACCAGCATATgcataaacattttttttaaatatcagaAAAACATACCAAAAAGGAATTGGTCAAGGCTTTTGTTGGGAACATATTCATAAACTAAAAGGCTCTCCGGACCTTCAATGCTGCAACCCAAAAGTTTCACAAGGTTCTTGTGCTGAATTCCGCTTATCAGGTTGACCTCGTTGAAGACCTCATCTGCCCATTGTCTATTAGTATTGAAAAATAATCTCTTAACTGCGACAATATATCCATCAGGCAGCGTTCCTTGGTAAACAGTACCCGATGCCCCTTCTCCTAGTTTCATTGATTGACTAAAATAATCTGTTGCCTTCTCAAGAATGTCATATTTGTATGTCAAACTGGCCCTATTAAATGTCATTCTATGGTCGAGGCTTCTCCTTCCTGCATAAATGCATATAAAATGATGTTTATAATCAACAGATGCAGCAATAACTTATTAACTTTTGGAAATATGCAGAACTGTACCTCTTTTTGGCGATCTTGTATGGTAAacataagctgcaacaagtaACAGGATTAAGAATGCAGATGCAGATATAGCAATGCCGGTAATAGCTCCTGTGCTAAGAGCCCCTAAGTAAACAATAAACACAAACAATGTTTGTTAGGGAAAGGCTGTTTTTGAGTCAGACAAGACCAACAAATATATGACAGCCGAAGACATCACTAACTTGACTACAATAAAAAACACAGAAATGTGAGGGAGTCAATGAAAGACAAAAAGATGGTAACATATGTTCAATAGTCTATTGAACATATGTTACCACGAAAGAGCTTGTAccataaatgataaaatgaatAGTAGTTATAAATTGGAATTCAGGCAAACCATGACCCCATACGCCTGACCCTGCACAAAGATGTTCACAGGGACTCCAGGTTGAGAATTTTAGAAGTAGGATGGTTCGAACTAGGGATTCTCCTAACCTGAGCTAATACCAGTTGGAGAACCGACACTTCAAAATCCTAGAAGACTCTATACATCTTATACTTTATACTACATGAACAATCAAACCAAAGAATTGAATCAAAATTGAAGAACACGGAGGCAGAGTCACAATCCAAATTGAAAAGATCAACTATTCAATGTAGAAATAACTTACCAGAACCTCCATTGTTATTGTCATGTCCATCTtgattaaaaaacttaaaatccgAATACCTCAAGTAACAACCAGCATTCATCCCCCTCCCCTCTCTACTCGGCAAACACCCTCTGACCTTATCTCCAGCATTCTCCAAACACTTCCTACAACCCTCCTTGCTCAAACTCTTCCAACACTGAGCCAAACCGAACACACCCTCAACTTCCCCAACTCCGAATCCTTTCTTCCAAACATCATCTCCAACAATCTTACCAATCAAAAGTCCAACACTCTCATTAAACTCCACCACCTTGTCCTCATTCCTAATTACACCACCACTACAATTCACGGAATCTCTAGCACTGTCCAAACTCtcattataaaattcataagtATCGTAACGCATGAAGCATCCATCAAGATACAATCTACCTGACAGAGCAGGAAGACAGCTTGGTATTCGTGTTCGAATAGCAGCGTAACAGGACAAGCAATCCGACTTAGAAAGATCTTGATAACATTGAGCTAATCCATACATGGGTTCATCAGAAGTATTGAGCAAATACTGGCCCCAATTGTCGTCTCTGATGAGCTCCAAAAGTTGTCGTGTTTCTTCTACAAAAATCGGGACGATCAGAGTATTCAGGGGCTCGGATTTTCCACATATTCGAGCAGCCTCTGTGATCCGAGGATCGCAGAAATACAGCGAGGGAAGATACAGGAAAAGGATTATGAGGCATGTGAGGAACTGGAAGTGCATTAGAGCATTTGTGGTGAAGTTTCTAAGGGATTGGTGATAAATTTAGTTGAGATATTGAAAGAAGATGGTTCATGATGTTTTTCAACTTTCAAAGATGTTTACTTGTTCAAACCATACGCACTTGAGAAGCAATGCAGAAGCCACtgctttttaaattttatatacgtTTGCAACTTGCAAGCATTCTATGTTTCTGTTCTACTTTTGAATATGTCCAATGGTGCGGTTTGACAAAATTGGTGTATATAGATGTGCAGGTGTCTGTCCTCACAGATATTTTGAAGTATGGAACATGCTTTATAAAtggatataaaatattttataaaatgacatatgttggtgtaaaatattttataaaatgatatatgtTAAGTTTTGATCGTAACGAACTCTTGTATTCATATGAATTATACTAATTAAAACATTTCATTTCAATTATTATACTAATTAAAACATTTCATCTCAATGCGCctaaaaaatatagttttataacttttttttaatttttttctttttctagactaaaaatttagtgtctaaatttttattcgaaaaaagaaaatttttaaaaaaagttatagaactatgttttatagtCGCAtaaaaatgcgtgtcgagtagtgaaaaagaaatgTCAAGAAATGAAAGGGACACATGGAGTATTATTTTATGCAAAATTGTGTACATAATATTGTGTGTATAACTAATTGGGTATTTTTTATTCGGGTTGAATGGCGTTTTcatcactcaactgactacgaATTTTCACTTGTTTCATCAAACTCATTTTAGTCAAATAATTGTACTGATAAAAACTTTATATCAAGTCACTAGTCATTACCGACGTTAACTCTTGGACGGAAAACTGAGTTGGCTTGCTTACATGGCAGATTGGCAACCTATGCGGTTACTCCATGTCATTCGACTCTATTCCTATGTGCCAGATTGGTATTCTGCTCAAAACTCCGTTCCTTTTGGAAGATGGTAGGTGATTTATTGGTGGATGGGTGTTGCAAATAAGAGGTATGGGGTTTCAATTGATGGCTGGAAGAACAGAGGATCGTTCCTCATGACGGTGGTGTTGGTATGGGTCTGGCATAAGGGAGATCATCGGAAGTGCGGTGCTGGAGATTGTAAAGAGGTCGTCGGGACTGTGAAAGGGTGGCGGTGCCACCACGATTGAACAGTGAAGAAGCGATGTAGGGGGAATGAATGGGTGGCTATGGCGTCTCCGGTGGCATCGACGGAGTAAGGTGGAGCTATAGCTATTGTGTAGGTTGTATGGGGTGGCGCCAACGCCGTTGTAGGCTGGGGGAACGATTACAAATTGAGGTCGCAACAAGGAGGGGTGAAGGAAGCGAGGCTGTCCATGGAAGAGAGAAAGAGGGGGTCCATGGAAGGGTACAGTCGAGTTGGGGAAGGTGAGAACTGGGGAGGTTGTGAATAGTGGTAGACGGTGGATTGAGGTCACCGAAGGTGACTAGAATTGGAAGGAATGGACATGGACAGAAGGTGGTAGTTTTGAAGACGATGGGTCACTGGAGCTGATGTGTCACGTCACGTGGCACAATTTAACGGCCTACCGTCTAAAATCAACCACATTTAACGACTGTGAAATATTTAGTGTGTTTAATGAGTTGGGTGAAACATTTATCATGTTAAGTGATTAGATTAAAAGCTTTTTGAGTTTAATGACCCAAGTGAAAATTCATAGTTAGTTGAGTAAtgaaaacgccatttaacccatgTTTATTCATATAATACTTCttctttagagcaagtccaacagtgtcatAGTTGAAaccttaaatttaatataaaaaattacgtCCTAATAATTTAGGACATATTTAACTAACTTCAACTACAACGGCCAAGAATGTTGCTTATCctcaatatatatttaatattttattattattaaaaatttccgTGAATCATTgaatgataatataaaataaaaataaaaatatagtatgtacaataatctattataaaatataagatatgGCAAAAAGAGAGATGTCTTATTTGAAGAGATTGACATAAAGATTATTGAATCAATTTTTTCTAGTACATGTCTTACATTTTAGTTTTATAcaacatataaaacatatataagagCATATCTAAGGGGGATatgtataatggttggctaaattgatcATGTAATTTTTTGTTTGGGGATATGTATATGCTCCAATGAGATTATCAATAATTGTGCTTGCGTAAAATTATACTTAAGGGTCCACTTGGTTCGACAATATAGCCAACCAAACATGGTTGGCTATATATTTTGCTAGGGGGATGGAGGGTTGGAGTTGTATAATTTTTAGATAATCTCTATAAGTGCCATCTGGATGTCACCTAGATTCCACATAGAGAATTTTAGCTAAGGATTTTTGAGGTTGAAGATGCTCTTCGATTACCTCACTTGTTTACTTCCCTCACACATGATTTTTATGGTATCTCATACCTCTTTAGCAGTAATGCAATTTATGACACTATCAAACGTATCAAAATCTATGTCATTAAATAGAATGTTCACGGCTTTCTTGTCCTTGTGTACttctttttcatcttcatcTATATATTATGATATGTTCTTAGGGTCTTCTTCATCTTAGATTCATTTCAATCAAATTGAACGACAGTGTTGGTCTAAAATTGGTATttgtggtcctttctcaatagAGTTAATGTAACTAGTATCAAGAGACAAGAGATGTATCCTCATCATTAATTTCCAGTGAAACCATCTTTAATTTTCAGTGAAAGTAATTTTCCTTCTCAAGCACTGCTATCTTAACACCTTCATCCTTTCTTAAATTCCCATAGTTGATTGTTTGagatctttttttttcttgcatATTAGAAGCCTACTCTAATATCAATTGTTATTTAACAAGTCAACAATACAAAAAAATCGTAGAAGAGGGGTTGaataaaatctttaaaattttcttgtaGCTAGATAGTAATTGTAATCAAcagaaatcatataaaatcaattGCTGTAATGAAACTTGAAATAATACAAAGCtctttcaaaatttcaatttcagGTGAGAGTTTTGTTCCCCACCTGAGTAACTTTATGTATTTTGAAGAATTTCTTTGTGAATGAACAACATAGCTTCTTACAAAGATTGAAGAGCTAACCTTTACAAGTTTTTTCCTTAATGCACTAGGTTGCTCTTATTCTCTACTGTTTTAGATGATACAAAATGAAATACCATGCTTGATTATATATTCAATCTTACATCAATTTTCTCCTctagatatataaaattataattctagaATATAGCTGCCATATCTACTTCTTTTCTTGCTTGCACATATTGGGAAACATTTGTTTTCTTGACAAAATAGCTTTATTGAATGTTTCCTTATTTTTTAGATTGAAATATGGTAGGCTTTGAATTCTTCAACATATGACTAAGACTTTTTATAGCTTAGATTTCAAAACTGTTTGCGCTTTTTTTTTAACCCATGTGACAACTGTCCTTTCTTTATGCAGTAGTTGTCAACTGATAGTCTCCAAATACAGTAGTTGATGAATCAATAAGTAGTCATTGATAGCTTCATTGATTAGCTATTGATGACTTCTTGAGTTACTAGTTGATAGTACATTCTTCACTAGCCATTGATGGGTTGTATAGCAGTTGATGAATCTTTTATTTCTCATCCGTTGATAGCCTGATTACGCCGtcgatatttataatttgacatCCTAACCACAAATCTGTTATTAGATCGAAAACCTTATCAGTTGATCAAGCTATTCTATCAACTGCTAAAACTGAAGTACTAGACTTGTTACAACACCTCATCATCTGTTGATGGGATTGACGGATAGTACAGATTATATGTTCTTCGTTGATCAGCTACATTTAAATACAAGTAAGATTACACTAAGTGTTCTAATTTATCATCAAGCTTGGCATATTCCTAACATGACAGTTTCAAAGAAATAAAAGAGAAACAAGATTTAAAGTTGTAACATGATAATGCTTAATGACAAGGTGGTTATACatactatatatttgtgtgcAATATACTGTgtatttatagtatatataatatatgaaatacttataataatgatattattCCTTTTCTTGATCCATTTACTTTTAATATACCATTATCATATGCATGCTTTATATGGATAAATTTTATGGATGAGTTCAAAAATGTCTTCGCGAAGACATTTTTGAACTTATAGGAAGGGAACTATAAGATGCACAAGGTGTGAAAAACAAGCACCTAATTGTTGCAAATTGAAGATGATCACAAGATGATAAGAAACATGGAATTCAACTTCTTTGAGATTGGCGATAGCAAGCAGATGGTTAAATAtcctaataatattaattatctcATTAAAATGATAtcaccaaaatatatatatgctttttGATTCTTCATGGTTTCATTATATCAATTTGCCTTTTATATCCAATTTATAGACGTCATTGGTGCCCTCAAGAATAACAAGTAATGTTTCATTCCTCGACAATTGTAGCTTTGATGAATATTGGATACAGGAATGTGAAGATGGCAAGATTGATGGTGATGACACTACTAGAATTATGCTAATATacatcagttaaaaactgatgtcCCGTATAAGTTCAACTGATGTTACTGTGGGCGATTTTAAAGGTCCCtgtctttaacatcagttaataACTGATGTAAAAGACTACTTATTACATCATTTCCACTTAAAAAACCGATATAATaactcaattttcaaattttaacacACTTTTATCTTCTGAATATGATCATAATATGATATTCTAATCTAATCTAACATACTCTAGACATGCCAATTTATTAGTTTTTCCCCAAAAAACGATGTTGTTGTTACCTTTTACATCAATTGTTTAGTAAGACCGATGTCTATTGTTCTTTTTACATCAATTTAGTGGTAAAAACGATGTTTAAACATAGGCGAACCGATATCTTTGTTGTCATTAACAACGGTTTCTGTGAAGGTAGACGATGTCTATTGTTGTCTTTAACATCGGTCATTAACTGATGTAAAAgctcaatgcctttaacatcaCCCACAAAGACATCATTCGAGTTTTTTGGTTACATCAGCTATTAACTGATGTCTATATCTTTTAACATCGATTTAACTGATGTCTAAAGCACTTTAACACATCAGTTTAAGTGCGATGTCTAttccactttttctagtagtggatGACCTGATGATTCAACCTCTTTATTATTCGGTTAAAGTAAGTTTGTACAAGACATTGTTTGAATTCTAGCTCCTTATGATCTTAtacttgtatttttttttagtgtTATTTCcgcataattattatatttagtaatttttatattttgggatCACGTTTCAATTTTATCTGCCCTTTATATTTGGTTACATATGATATTCAAAGTTTATGTTTAACATCTGCACACCATGATCAAAATAGCATTATCTTTTTCCTCATGGATCAACTTCTGTAGTATATTAGTTTTTGCTTGCGTTTGTCCAAACTATATACAGACATCATCCATAATCATATTTTACTTATTTActacatatttcatatatttttataatatacctgaatatatatcaaaaaagcTAAATAATTTGACGCCCGTGCGCAGAATGCAGACAGAACACACTACTAATAACAAAAGGACAATATGTGCTTTAAACAGAGAAATTAAGAAAATACAATCACATACTTTTGAacttaagaaaaagaaaagtaggTCCACtagtataattaataaaaattctagAGTTTTTTTACTCATCGTCTAGCAGATCCCTTAACTCCACAAAACCCGAATCATCTTCGTCGCTATTATAAATCAAATTTGTAAGAGATTCGAGGTTCGAGCTATTATCATCATCGTACAAATCATTTGGAACGGAAGAAGGAAGCCCATTTGATCCTCCTGCAAAGAAAGGTTCAGTGTTTTCACCAAGTagcttataaataaaaaatgataattcATTTAATTCATCTATGACCATTACCTTGGGCCCTAGAAACTACGTCAGAGTCGATACATATGGCACTACTCTGATCCTTGTTGCTTATAAGACTCTTTATATAGTTTTCAAGATTACTGCAATTTGGCTTCTGGCGCTGTTTAATGGCATTGAGACACCGCCTCTTCATTGCATTCCACCTATTTTTAATAGAAATTTCACTTCGACCTGGCAATAGCTTAGTAATCTCAGCCCATTTATTACCCAAATTTTTATGAGCATTAACTAATTTGGAGTCTTCTTCCTCGCTCCACGGCCCTTTCTGCATTTTGTACATATAATCAGTAAcactattttgaatatatatattggatACACAATATTGGATAAAAAGTGCAACTATAAAATTTCATTCAAGATTGGAGTTGGAATTATATAAACATTAATAGTTATTTCATTTAATCTTATTGTGTATAAAACTATCACTGATGATATATTAGAtacattatataatacataattgtTGCTACATATGCAAGTCACAACAAACGTCATAAGTAAATACTTTGTATTGTCTTGCGTATGAACTCATAAATGACAAACAAATGAGTGTCCACATGTGTCATGCATTCACTAATTTTAGCATGAGATAACAATACTTTGAACCTTAGAATATCAAAGAAGTCGATGGTCTGGAATCAACCATAATTTACTGActcgaagaaaaaaaattgatcatagatgaaaaaatttataacatacatatatttaaaaaagctATATATTAGACATAATTACTATTCATCAAATTGAAGGAATAATAATATGGGACCCCCTTCATATTTTTTCattaacattattattattattattgtgccataattgtttttttatttcaagtaATTATATCACTAATTTTCATTTTGGGCAAATTTTTGAAGTCATTATCATTATATCGTTAAAAACGGTTACTAAATGTTGGAACTAGAATGAGATCGATATCAGTGTTTATTATAAAATCTCGTTTGTTTTGTATTCATCATTACTTTTTTCCACCTATTCctttattaatatacataagtaTCGCATT of the Daucus carota subsp. sativus chromosome 4, DH1 v3.0, whole genome shotgun sequence genome contains:
- the LOC108216742 gene encoding cysteine-rich receptor-like protein kinase 42 isoform X1, which codes for MHFQFLTCLIILFLYLPSLYFCDPRITEAARICGKSEPLNTLIVPIFVEETRQLLELIRDDNWGQYLLNTSDEPMYGLAQCYQDLSKSDCLSCYAAIRTRIPSCLPALSGRLYLDGCFMRYDTYEFYNESLDSARDSVNCSGGVIRNEDKVVEFNESVGLLIGKIVGDDVWKKGFGVGEVEGVFGLAQCWKSLSKEGCRKCLENAGDKVRGCLPSREGRGMNAGCYLRYSDFKFFNQDGHDNNNGGSGALSTGAITGIAISASAFLILLLVAAYVYHTRSPKRGRRSLDHRMTFNRASLTYKYDILEKATDYFSQSMKLGEGASGTVYQGTLPDGYIVAVKRLFFNTNRQWADEVFNEVNLISGIQHKNLVKLLGCSIEGPESLLVYEYVPNKSLDQFLFADRSSNSVLSWKQRFDIILGTAEGLAHLHGGSDIRIIHRDIKSSNVLLDENFTPKIADFGLVRCFGADKTQLNTGIAGTLGYMAPEYLVRGQLTEKADVYSFGVLVFEIVCGRKNVAFVDDTGSLIQTIWKLYKANKLTEVVDRRLDDDFPVRDALKILQIGLLCAQASPIIRPSMDEVVQMLISKDCEVPIPSQPPFLSAKLEGSASSGRSYSTDTSTLISSALDKKENDISYDSTYSSGVPINELSLIRR
- the LOC108216742 gene encoding cysteine-rich receptor-like protein kinase 42 isoform X2; the protein is MHFQFLTCLIILFLYLPSLYFCDPRITEAARICGKSEPLNTLIVPIFVEETRQLLELIRDDNWGQYLLNTSDEPMYGLAQCYQDLSKSDCLSCYAAIRTRIPSCLPALSGRLYLDGCFMRYDTYEFYNESLDSARDSVNCSGGVIRNEDKVVEFNESVGLLIGKIVGDDVWKKGFGVGEVEGVFGLAQCWKSLSKEGCRKCLENAGDKVRGCLPSREGRGMNAGCYLRYSDFKFFNQDGHDNNNGGSGALSTGAITGIAISASAFLILLLVAAYVYHTRSPKRGRRSLDHRMTFNRASLTYKYDILEKATDYFSQSMKLGEGASGTVYQGTLPDGYIVAVKRLFFNTNRQWADEVFNEVNLISGIQHKNLVKLLGCSIEGPESLLVYEYVPNKSLDQFLFDRSSNSVLSWKQRFDIILGTAEGLAHLHGGSDIRIIHRDIKSSNVLLDENFTPKIADFGLVRCFGADKTQLNTGIAGTLGYMAPEYLVRGQLTEKADVYSFGVLVFEIVCGRKNVAFVDDTGSLIQTIWKLYKANKLTEVVDRRLDDDFPVRDALKILQIGLLCAQASPIIRPSMDEVVQMLISKDCEVPIPSQPPFLSAKLEGSASSGRSYSTDTSTLISSALDKKENDISYDSTYSSGVPINELSLIRR
- the LOC108217233 gene encoding transcription factor MYB115; this encodes MNPLLQNLFEDQLLPSTSASNGINDVELVDSSFQKLYNEFKDLIQNPNDPKLSVTLDESCSLSSQNQCIREEKAKKRGKIDERYWSKEEDRMLLQFVKTYGTKSWNLIADKMKSRRKGKHMRDRYYNHLKSGLKKGPWSEEEDSKLVNAHKNLGNKWAEITKLLPGRSEISIKNRWNAMKRRCLNAIKQRQKPNCSNLENYIKSLISNKDQSSAICIDSDVVSRAQGGSNGLPSSVPNDLYDDDNSSNLESLTNLIYNSDEDDSGFVELRDLLDDE